The following coding sequences lie in one Streptomyces venezuelae genomic window:
- a CDS encoding ATP-binding protein, with protein MTQGRPGGAAWAPLWEREVELAAVARAVDELCAESTAAGGLLAFSGEAGIGKTALLAEVRRMVEGRATVWSARGGATVTSVPFNVVRQLLQPALVQLGPDEAREYFGDCYDIAGPALGIAEPGGRQADPQGVCDGLVEAVSRLARLHWPLVLLIDDAHWADQETLHWLATFAQRLHELPVLVVVARRPGEAEGDSARHLATVAAEARSFTTLRALTPEAAAGLTRATLGEHADAPFCREVWAVTGGNPYESVELLAKVQDSELEPVEGSADELRALNRTARGRGLVARLEGLGTDATRFAWAAAILGSAISLDLAASLAGMTHDSAERCAERLCTARILVSGDEGLEFVHPLIAGTVYRSIPAATRTAMHGVAAAVITHDGRGAAAASPHLLEVHPDDDPELVEQLREAAAEHLAVGAPDAARRCLERALREPPLPDIHARVLYELGCATMLTSPATTIRHLREALSMPGLDQDLRVDAVCRLSQAFVHNDQLEEGLRAIADEASGLEQGPARLRLQAVHYMWEGIHAGEEDSPARSKRLAELAGPLAGRDNSERALLILRAFDAMTRGESAELVVELCDRALVNGRLAPGLGWTDPEWSFELRLMLGGSYAFSDRLDRAESLFTEAVRAYETAGWSGGHLALSHAFLGYVYRRRGRLTDAERSLRESLRLADRVGRGLPMHWEAASMLIDTLLARGHVTEAGAVADRYGFAPPSASTIYVPDAPSVRGRLLLALGRTKDGLNELEATAKALTARGQYNTVLAPWAYDLARALAHEDPNRAAHLVADARRQAERFGTDTAIGEALRCAAALETGQRSVALYRQAASYLEASPCAYEHAVARVEYGIAADSVPELERGLALARACGADGLTDRALDHLGPVRSATGG; from the coding sequence ATGACGCAGGGACGGCCCGGAGGAGCCGCCTGGGCCCCGCTGTGGGAGCGCGAGGTCGAACTCGCCGCCGTGGCCCGCGCCGTCGACGAGCTCTGTGCCGAATCCACCGCCGCCGGTGGCCTGCTGGCCTTCAGCGGCGAAGCCGGCATCGGCAAGACGGCGCTCCTCGCCGAAGTGCGCCGCATGGTCGAGGGCCGTGCCACGGTCTGGTCGGCGCGCGGCGGCGCGACGGTCACCTCCGTCCCGTTCAACGTCGTACGACAACTGCTGCAGCCCGCACTCGTCCAGCTCGGCCCCGACGAGGCCCGCGAGTACTTCGGCGACTGCTACGACATCGCGGGCCCCGCACTCGGCATAGCCGAGCCCGGCGGGCGCCAGGCCGACCCGCAGGGCGTCTGCGACGGCCTCGTCGAAGCGGTCTCGCGGCTCGCCCGGCTGCACTGGCCCCTCGTCCTCCTCATCGACGACGCGCACTGGGCCGACCAGGAAACGCTGCACTGGCTGGCCACGTTCGCCCAGCGCCTCCACGAACTGCCCGTGCTCGTCGTGGTCGCCCGCAGGCCCGGCGAGGCCGAGGGCGACAGCGCACGCCACCTCGCGACCGTCGCCGCCGAGGCCCGCTCGTTCACCACCCTGCGCGCCCTCACCCCTGAGGCCGCCGCCGGCCTGACCCGCGCGACGCTCGGCGAGCACGCCGACGCACCCTTCTGCCGCGAGGTCTGGGCCGTCACCGGCGGCAATCCGTACGAATCCGTCGAGCTCCTCGCCAAGGTTCAGGACAGCGAACTCGAACCCGTCGAGGGCTCCGCCGACGAACTGCGCGCCCTCAACCGCACGGCCCGCGGCCGCGGCCTCGTCGCCCGCCTCGAAGGACTCGGTACCGACGCCACCCGCTTCGCCTGGGCCGCCGCCATCCTCGGCAGCGCCATCTCGCTCGACCTGGCCGCCTCCCTCGCCGGCATGACACACGACAGCGCCGAACGCTGCGCCGAGCGCCTGTGCACGGCACGCATCCTGGTCAGCGGCGACGAAGGCCTGGAGTTCGTCCACCCGCTGATCGCCGGCACCGTCTACCGCTCCATCCCGGCAGCCACCCGCACCGCGATGCACGGCGTGGCCGCCGCGGTCATCACCCACGACGGCAGGGGCGCCGCGGCCGCCTCCCCGCACCTCCTCGAAGTCCACCCGGACGACGACCCCGAGCTCGTCGAGCAGCTGCGCGAGGCCGCCGCCGAACACCTCGCCGTCGGCGCGCCCGACGCGGCACGCCGCTGCCTTGAGCGGGCCCTGCGCGAGCCGCCGCTGCCCGACATCCACGCGCGCGTGCTCTACGAACTCGGCTGCGCCACCATGCTGACGTCGCCCGCCACCACCATCCGGCATCTGCGCGAGGCGCTCTCCATGCCCGGCCTCGACCAGGACCTGCGCGTCGACGCGGTCTGCCGCCTGTCCCAGGCGTTCGTCCACAACGACCAGCTGGAAGAGGGCCTGCGGGCCATCGCCGACGAGGCGAGCGGGCTCGAACAGGGGCCCGCGCGGCTGCGCCTGCAAGCCGTGCACTACATGTGGGAGGGCATCCACGCGGGCGAGGAGGACTCGCCCGCGCGCTCCAAGCGGCTCGCCGAACTCGCGGGACCTCTCGCGGGCCGCGACAACTCCGAGCGCGCCCTGCTGATCCTGCGCGCCTTCGACGCCATGACCCGCGGCGAGAGCGCGGAACTGGTCGTCGAGCTCTGCGACCGCGCCCTCGTCAACGGCCGCCTCGCGCCGGGCCTCGGCTGGACCGACCCCGAGTGGAGCTTCGAGCTCCGCCTGATGCTCGGCGGGTCGTACGCCTTCTCGGACCGCCTCGACCGCGCGGAGAGCCTCTTCACCGAGGCCGTCAGGGCCTACGAGACCGCCGGATGGAGCGGCGGACACCTCGCCCTCTCGCACGCCTTCCTGGGCTACGTGTACCGCAGGCGCGGCCGCCTGACGGACGCCGAACGGTCCCTGCGCGAGAGCCTGCGCCTCGCCGACCGCGTCGGTCGGGGCCTGCCCATGCACTGGGAGGCGGCCAGCATGCTCATCGACACGCTGCTGGCGCGCGGCCACGTCACGGAGGCGGGCGCCGTCGCCGACCGGTACGGCTTCGCGCCGCCCTCCGCCTCCACGATCTACGTACCCGACGCGCCGTCCGTACGCGGTCGCCTCCTGCTCGCCCTCGGGCGGACGAAGGACGGCCTCAACGAACTCGAGGCGACGGCGAAGGCGCTGACCGCACGCGGCCAGTACAACACCGTGCTCGCCCCGTGGGCGTACGACCTCGCCCGCGCGCTGGCCCACGAGGACCCCAACCGTGCGGCGCACCTCGTCGCGGACGCCCGCAGGCAGGCCGAGCGGTTCGGTACGGACACCGCGATCGGGGAGGCGCTGAGGTGTGCGGCGGCGCTCGAGACGGGGCAGCGGTCGGTCGCCCTGTACCGCCAGGCCGCGTCCTACCTGGAAGCGTCGCCCTGCGCGTACGAACACGCGGTCGCCCGCGTCGAGTACGGCATCGCGGCGGATTCCGTGCCGGAGCTGGAGCGTGGCCTCGCCCTGGCACGGGCGTGCGGGGCGGACGGCCTCACGGACCGGGCGCTGGATCACTTGGGGCCGGTCCGTTCGGCCACCGGCGGTTGA
- a CDS encoding NAD(P)H-dependent flavin oxidoreductase: MRTPLTDLVGVRHPIVQTGMGWVAGPRLVSATANAGALGILASATMTVDQLRAAVREVKSRTTAPFGVNLRADAGDARDRVRVIVDEGVKVASFALAPSKELIAELKDAGVVVVPSIGARRHAEKVAAWGADAVLVQGGEGGGHTGEVATTVLLPQVVDAVDIPVIAAGGFYDGRGLVAALAYGAAGVAMGTRFLLTSDSTVPDTVKARYLAASVKDVTVTTRVDGLPHRMLRTELVAGLEKSGRVASLTRAVRHAAAFRKLSGMSRRRMARDGLAMRRSKDLTWSQVLLAANTPMMLRSAMVDGHPEAGVMASGQVTGLIDDLPSCAELIDRVMREADDVLDRLPCPSPSGRAACFSPSGD; encoded by the coding sequence CTGCGGACCCCCCTCACGGACCTGGTCGGTGTCCGGCACCCGATCGTCCAGACCGGCATGGGCTGGGTGGCGGGCCCCCGCCTGGTCTCGGCGACCGCGAACGCGGGGGCGCTCGGCATCCTGGCCTCCGCGACCATGACGGTCGACCAGCTGCGAGCGGCCGTCCGCGAGGTCAAGTCCCGTACGACAGCGCCCTTCGGGGTCAACCTGCGGGCCGACGCGGGTGACGCGCGGGACCGTGTCCGGGTCATCGTCGACGAAGGAGTGAAGGTCGCCTCGTTCGCCTTGGCGCCCTCCAAGGAGCTGATCGCCGAGCTCAAGGACGCGGGCGTGGTGGTCGTCCCCTCGATCGGCGCGCGACGGCACGCCGAGAAGGTCGCCGCGTGGGGCGCGGACGCGGTGCTCGTGCAGGGCGGCGAGGGCGGCGGCCACACGGGCGAGGTCGCCACCACGGTGCTGCTCCCGCAGGTCGTCGACGCGGTGGACATCCCCGTGATCGCGGCGGGCGGCTTCTACGACGGCCGCGGTCTGGTCGCCGCCCTCGCCTACGGCGCGGCGGGCGTGGCCATGGGCACGCGCTTCCTGCTCACGTCGGACTCGACGGTCCCGGACACCGTCAAGGCCCGCTACCTCGCGGCCTCCGTCAAGGACGTCACGGTCACCACGCGCGTGGACGGCCTCCCGCACCGGATGCTCCGCACGGAACTGGTCGCGGGTCTGGAGAAGTCGGGCAGGGTCGCGTCGCTGACGCGTGCGGTGCGGCACGCGGCGGCGTTCCGGAAGCTCTCGGGCATGAGCCGCCGCCGGATGGCGCGCGACGGCCTCGCGATGCGGCGCAGCAAGGACCTGACCTGGAGCCAGGTACTCCTGGCGGCGAACACGCCCATGATGCTCAGGTCGGCGATGGTGGACGGCCACCCCGAGGCAGGCGTGATGGCCTCCGGCCAGGTGACGGGCCTGATAGACGACCTGCCGTCGTGCGCGGAACTGATCGACCGTGTGATGAGAGAGGCGGACGATGTACTGGACCGTCTGCCGTGCCCGTCTCCAAGCGGCCGGGCGGCGTGTTTCAGCCCGTCCGGCGATTGA
- a CDS encoding CoA-transferase subunit beta yields MTRPTPATATTTATRAEYCVIACAEAWRDDGEILASPMGTVPSIAARLAKLTFSPELLLTDGEALLIGDVPAVGAASAVTEGWLPYRKHLTMVMGGKRHVMMGASQLDRFGNQNISCIGDWSRPRRQLLGVRGAPVNTLNNPVSYWVPRHSPRVFVEKVDMISGVGYDSAAAAGPSATRFHDLRRVVSDLGVFDFETPDHAMRLVSLHPGVTLDHIREATGFPLSVPDIDIPYTREPTPEELRLIRDVVDPQGLRDREVRHP; encoded by the coding sequence ATGACACGGCCCACCCCTGCCACCGCCACCACCACGGCCACCCGTGCCGAGTACTGCGTGATCGCCTGCGCCGAGGCCTGGCGGGACGACGGCGAGATCCTCGCCTCCCCCATGGGCACGGTCCCGTCGATCGCGGCCCGTCTCGCCAAGCTGACCTTCTCCCCCGAACTGCTGCTCACGGACGGCGAGGCCCTGCTCATCGGCGACGTCCCCGCGGTCGGCGCGGCGTCGGCGGTGACCGAGGGGTGGCTGCCGTACCGCAAGCACCTGACGATGGTCATGGGCGGTAAGCGGCACGTGATGATGGGCGCGAGCCAGCTCGACCGCTTCGGCAACCAGAACATCTCGTGCATCGGCGACTGGTCCCGGCCCAGGCGCCAGCTGCTCGGCGTGCGCGGCGCCCCGGTCAACACGCTGAACAACCCGGTGAGTTACTGGGTCCCCAGGCACTCCCCGCGCGTGTTCGTCGAGAAGGTCGACATGATCAGCGGCGTCGGGTACGACAGCGCGGCCGCCGCCGGGCCCTCCGCGACCCGCTTCCACGACCTTCGCCGCGTCGTCTCCGACCTGGGCGTCTTCGACTTCGAGACACCCGACCACGCCATGCGCCTGGTGTCCCTGCACCCGGGCGTGACCCTCGACCACATACGTGAGGCCACCGGCTTCCCCCTGTCCGTGCCGGACATTGACATCCCGTACACCCGCGAGCCGACCCCGGAGGAGCTGCGGCTGATCCGTGACGTCGTCGACCCCCAGGGTCTGCGCGACCGCGAGGTGCGCCACCCATGA
- a CDS encoding CoA transferase subunit A, whose protein sequence is MTPDDIVGRLESGMTLGIGGWGSRRKPMALVRALLRSDVTDLTVVSYGGPDVGLLAAAGRIRTLVTAFTTLDSIPLEPHFRAARERGAFELVELDEAMFMQGLTAGAQRLPFLPIRAGLGSDVLRVNPNLRTVTSPYEDGEELVAVPALRMDAALVHLNRADRFGNGQYLGPDPYFDDLFCEAADTAYVSCERLVDSAELTAHAAPQTMLVSRHSVTGVTETPGGAHFTSCVPDYGRDEPFQKAYATAAADPDAWAAFRTRFLPAAGTEQDYQLAVRTWHKEQR, encoded by the coding sequence ATGACTCCCGACGACATCGTGGGGCGCCTGGAGAGCGGGATGACGCTCGGCATCGGGGGCTGGGGGTCACGCCGCAAGCCGATGGCGCTGGTGCGCGCACTGCTGCGGTCCGACGTCACGGACCTGACCGTCGTCTCGTACGGCGGGCCGGACGTCGGCCTGCTCGCCGCGGCCGGCCGGATCCGCACGCTGGTCACCGCCTTCACGACCCTCGACTCGATCCCCCTGGAGCCGCACTTCCGGGCGGCACGCGAGCGTGGCGCCTTCGAACTCGTCGAGCTGGACGAGGCGATGTTCATGCAGGGCCTCACCGCGGGCGCCCAACGGCTGCCGTTCCTGCCGATCCGCGCGGGGCTCGGCTCCGACGTCCTGCGGGTCAACCCGAACCTGCGCACGGTCACTTCGCCGTACGAGGACGGGGAGGAGCTCGTCGCCGTGCCCGCCCTGCGCATGGACGCGGCCCTGGTCCACCTCAACCGCGCGGACCGCTTCGGCAACGGCCAGTACCTGGGCCCCGACCCCTACTTCGACGACCTGTTCTGCGAGGCCGCCGACACGGCGTACGTCTCCTGCGAGCGCCTCGTCGACTCCGCCGAGCTCACCGCACACGCGGCACCCCAGACGATGCTGGTGTCCCGGCACTCGGTGACGGGCGTGACCGAGACGCCGGGCGGCGCGCACTTCACGTCCTGCGTGCCGGACTACGGCCGCGACGAGCCGTTCCAGAAGGCGTACGCGACGGCGGCGGCCGACCCGGACGCCTGGGCCGCCTTCCGGACCCGCTTCCTCCCCGCGGCCGGAACCGAACAGGACTACCAACTGGCCGTCCGCACCTGGCACAAGGAGCAGCGATGA
- a CDS encoding enoyl-CoA hydratase family protein, with the protein MSVSTSAPDKGVAVVTVDYPPVNALPVRGWYDLADAVRAVGRDPGTRCVVIAAEGRGFNAGVDIKEMQRDTGHTALIGANRGCYAAFSAVYECEVPVVAAVHGFCLGGGIGLVGNADAIVASEDATFGLPELDRGALGAATHLSRLVPQHLMRALYYTSRTATAADLHAHGSVWQVVPRAELREAALELAREIARKDGTLLRFAKAAINGIDPVDVHRSYRFEQGFTFEANLSGLADRIRDDFGQRDGFTQQGEGGA; encoded by the coding sequence ATGTCTGTCTCCACCTCCGCCCCGGACAAGGGCGTCGCCGTCGTCACCGTCGACTATCCGCCCGTCAACGCCCTGCCGGTGCGGGGCTGGTACGACCTGGCGGACGCGGTCCGCGCCGTCGGCCGCGACCCCGGGACACGCTGCGTCGTGATCGCCGCCGAGGGCCGGGGGTTCAACGCGGGCGTGGACATCAAGGAGATGCAGCGCGACACCGGCCACACCGCGCTGATCGGCGCCAACCGGGGGTGTTACGCCGCGTTTTCGGCGGTGTACGAGTGCGAGGTGCCCGTCGTCGCCGCCGTGCACGGCTTCTGTCTGGGCGGCGGAATAGGCCTCGTGGGCAACGCGGACGCGATCGTGGCCAGCGAGGACGCCACCTTCGGCCTGCCCGAGCTGGACCGGGGCGCGCTCGGCGCCGCCACGCACCTGTCCCGCCTCGTCCCGCAGCACCTGATGCGCGCCCTGTACTACACCTCGCGGACCGCCACCGCCGCCGACCTGCACGCGCACGGCTCCGTGTGGCAGGTCGTCCCCCGCGCCGAACTGCGGGAAGCGGCGCTGGAACTGGCGCGTGAGATCGCCCGCAAGGACGGCACGCTGCTGCGCTTCGCGAAGGCCGCGATCAACGGCATCGACCCCGTCGACGTGCACCGCAGCTACCGCTTCGAGCAGGGCTTCACCTTCGAGGCGAACCTCAGCGGCCTCGCCGACCGCATCCGCGACGACTTCGGACAGCGAGACGGCTTCACACAGCAAGGGGAGGGTGGGGCGTGA
- a CDS encoding SDR family oxidoreductase, translating into MTDTRQVVVVTGGTRGVGAGIARSFLAAGARVVICARRQPDKPVEEAGGTAEFRPLDLRDAAATGAFFAEVAAAYGRVDCLVNNAGGTPFGLLAESSPARQAKIIELNLLAPLHASLAAYEVMRHQESGGSITMIGSVSGTRPSPGSAAYGAAKAGLENLAGTMAVEWAPAVRVNTVVLGLARTESAALHYGDEDGIAEVARTVPLGRLADPSDVGDACVFLASDRARYISGAALSLHGGGERPAFLAAASVNR; encoded by the coding sequence ATGACTGACACTCGACAGGTGGTCGTCGTGACCGGCGGCACCCGCGGCGTCGGTGCCGGAATCGCCCGGAGCTTCCTCGCAGCCGGAGCGCGCGTCGTGATCTGCGCCCGCAGGCAGCCCGACAAGCCCGTCGAAGAGGCGGGCGGGACGGCCGAGTTCAGGCCGCTGGACCTCCGCGACGCGGCGGCGACCGGTGCCTTCTTCGCCGAAGTGGCGGCGGCGTACGGGAGGGTGGACTGCCTGGTGAACAACGCGGGCGGCACGCCGTTCGGGCTGCTCGCCGAGTCCTCCCCGGCCCGCCAGGCGAAGATCATCGAACTGAACCTGCTCGCTCCGCTCCACGCCTCGCTTGCCGCTTACGAGGTGATGCGCCATCAGGAGAGCGGGGGCAGCATCACCATGATCGGCAGCGTCAGCGGAACCCGCCCCTCGCCCGGCAGCGCGGCGTACGGCGCGGCCAAGGCGGGCCTGGAGAACCTCGCGGGGACGATGGCCGTCGAATGGGCGCCGGCGGTGCGCGTCAACACGGTGGTCCTCGGCCTGGCCCGCACGGAGAGCGCGGCGCTGCACTACGGCGACGAGGACGGCATCGCCGAGGTCGCCCGCACCGTTCCACTGGGCCGGCTCGCCGACCCCTCCGACGTCGGCGACGCCTGCGTCTTCCTCGCCTCCGACCGGGCCCGCTACATCAGCGGCGCGGCGCTGAGCCTGCACGGCGGAGGCGAACGTCCCGCGTTCCTGGCGGCGGCGTCGGTGAACCGCTGA
- a CDS encoding SDR family oxidoreductase translates to MTSAAASASASGLCEGRVVVITGAGRGLGRAHARAYAAEGARVVVNDLGVAPDGSAAPTGDAGGPAHEVVEEIRAAGGDAVAHGGDIATSEGAASLIRTALDTYGRLDTLVNNAGFLRDRMLVNLDEDAWDAVLRVHLKGHFLPLKYAGAHWRAEAKAGRTPHACVVNTSSGAGLLGSVGQGNYSAAKAGILGLTLVAAAELAPYGVRVNAIAPAARTRMTEQTFADTMAAPEGDTFDAMAPENVSPLVVWLGSTASAGVTGRVFEAEAGRITVMEGWRPGPTADKGARWTPAQAGEAALKLLAEAETPGAVYGAR, encoded by the coding sequence ATGACATCAGCCGCCGCATCCGCCTCCGCGTCCGGGCTCTGTGAAGGCCGCGTCGTCGTCATCACGGGTGCCGGGCGCGGGCTTGGGCGGGCGCACGCGCGCGCGTACGCGGCCGAGGGCGCCCGGGTCGTCGTCAACGACCTCGGCGTGGCGCCGGACGGCTCGGCGGCCCCCACCGGGGATGCGGGCGGCCCCGCCCACGAGGTCGTCGAGGAGATACGGGCGGCGGGCGGCGACGCCGTCGCGCACGGCGGCGACATCGCGACGTCCGAGGGAGCCGCGTCGCTGATCCGGACCGCGCTGGACACGTACGGCCGCCTCGACACCCTCGTCAACAACGCGGGGTTCCTGCGCGACCGGATGCTCGTCAACCTCGACGAGGACGCCTGGGACGCCGTGCTGCGCGTCCACCTCAAGGGGCACTTCCTTCCCCTCAAGTACGCGGGGGCGCACTGGCGCGCCGAGGCGAAGGCGGGACGCACCCCGCACGCGTGCGTGGTCAACACCAGCTCCGGGGCGGGCCTCCTGGGCAGCGTCGGACAGGGCAACTACAGCGCGGCGAAGGCGGGAATCCTGGGCCTGACCCTGGTGGCCGCCGCGGAACTCGCTCCCTACGGAGTGCGCGTCAACGCCATCGCACCCGCCGCGCGCACCCGTATGACGGAGCAGACCTTCGCCGACACGATGGCCGCTCCCGAGGGCGACACCTTCGACGCGATGGCCCCGGAAAACGTGTCCCCCCTCGTCGTCTGGCTCGGCTCCACCGCCTCCGCGGGGGTCACCGGCCGCGTCTTCGAGGCGGAGGCCGGCCGCATCACCGTCATGGAGGGCTGGCGCCCGGGCCCGACCGCGGACAAGGGAGCCCGCTGGACTCCGGCGCAGGCGGGGGAGGCGGCCCTGAAACTGCTCGCCGAGGCGGAGACGCCGGGGGCGGTGTACGGGGCGCGGTGA
- the pcaB gene encoding 3-carboxy-cis,cis-muconate cycloisomerase, producing the protein MSGLFAPGSVGSPVAEATSDQAFLGALLAVESALVCARAAVGMAPPDVASAVTEVAADVGRFDAEDIASRAREGGNPVIPLVAALASAVPREAADHVHRGATSQDILDSALMLLSARALDLILTELARTERALARLAAAHRDTVMPGRTLTQHAVPTTFGLKAAGWRSLVLDARDRLIDVRAGLPAQLGGAAGTLASFRTEGAYGRGGEALTSAFASELGLCAPALPWHALRTPVADLASALALTAGAYGKMAADVLTLSRTEIGELSEGEGGGSSAMPHKANPVRSTLIAAAARRAPGLAATLHASLVAEDERPAGAWHAEWEPLRDLLRLTGGAARNGAELAEGLRVHTDAMRENLDRTGGAITSERVATELAHVVGGAAAKALLADAASRARAEGRTLASALAEEPALRDVDVTALTDPTRCTGFAGELTDRALERR; encoded by the coding sequence ATGAGTGGCCTGTTCGCTCCCGGTTCCGTCGGCTCGCCGGTCGCCGAGGCGACCTCCGACCAGGCCTTCCTCGGGGCGCTGCTGGCCGTCGAGTCCGCGTTGGTGTGTGCGCGGGCCGCGGTGGGGATGGCGCCGCCGGACGTGGCGTCGGCCGTGACGGAAGTGGCGGCGGACGTCGGCCGGTTCGACGCGGAGGACATCGCCTCACGCGCGCGGGAGGGCGGGAATCCCGTGATTCCCCTGGTCGCTGCGTTGGCATCGGCGGTGCCCCGCGAGGCGGCGGACCACGTGCACCGGGGGGCGACGAGCCAGGACATCCTGGACTCGGCGCTGATGCTGCTGTCCGCGCGGGCGCTGGACCTGATCCTGACGGAGCTGGCCCGCACGGAACGCGCCCTGGCCCGCCTCGCCGCCGCCCACCGGGACACGGTCATGCCCGGCCGCACGCTCACGCAGCACGCGGTCCCGACGACGTTCGGTCTGAAGGCGGCGGGCTGGCGCTCGCTTGTCCTGGACGCGCGGGACCGGCTGATCGACGTACGCGCGGGTCTGCCGGCGCAGTTGGGGGGCGCGGCGGGCACGTTGGCGTCGTTCCGGACGGAGGGGGCGTACGGGCGCGGGGGCGAGGCACTCACCTCGGCCTTCGCGAGTGAACTCGGGCTCTGTGCGCCGGCACTCCCGTGGCACGCCCTCCGCACCCCGGTCGCCGATCTCGCCTCCGCCCTCGCGCTCACCGCGGGAGCGTACGGCAAGATGGCGGCCGACGTGCTCACGCTCTCCCGCACGGAGATCGGCGAACTCTCCGAGGGCGAGGGCGGGGGCTCGTCGGCGATGCCGCACAAGGCCAACCCCGTGCGTTCCACGCTGATCGCGGCCGCCGCGCGCCGCGCGCCCGGCCTCGCGGCCACGCTCCACGCCTCGCTCGTCGCGGAGGACGAACGCCCCGCGGGCGCCTGGCACGCCGAGTGGGAGCCGCTGCGGGACCTGCTGCGGCTGACGGGCGGCGCGGCGAGGAACGGCGCGGAGCTGGCCGAAGGGCTGCGGGTGCACACGGACGCGATGCGCGAGAACCTGGACCGCACGGGCGGGGCGATCACCTCGGAGCGGGTGGCGACGGAACTGGCGCACGTCGTCGGCGGCGCCGCCGCGAAGGCGCTGCTGGCCGACGCGGCGAGCCGCGCCCGCGCGGAGGGCCGCACCCTGGCGTCCGCCCTCGCCGAGGAGCCCGCCCTGCGGGACGTCGACGTCACCGCGCTCACGGACCCGACGCGCTGCACGGGCTTCGCGGGGGAACTCACGGACCGGGCATTGGAGCGGCGATGA
- the pcaG gene encoding protocatechuate 3,4-dioxygenase subunit alpha → MSPPEPSYAPTPSQTVGPFYGYALPFPRGGDVAPDGDPETITLHGYVLDGEGRPVPDALIETWQPGPDGSRVGVPGSLRHDPVTGRSFGRDGVAFTGFGRVPTDADGHWAVRTLPPGGVSYISLAVFARGLLHHLYTRAYVVDEPGDALLGSLDAERRATLVARSEAPRTYRFDIRLQGDGETVFLEFPSGPGPGSA, encoded by the coding sequence ATGTCACCTCCTGAGCCGTCGTACGCTCCCACGCCCTCCCAGACCGTCGGTCCCTTCTACGGCTACGCGCTGCCCTTCCCGCGCGGCGGCGACGTGGCGCCCGACGGGGACCCGGAGACGATCACCCTGCACGGATACGTGCTCGACGGCGAGGGGCGGCCCGTGCCCGACGCCCTGATCGAGACCTGGCAACCCGGCCCCGACGGCTCACGCGTGGGCGTCCCCGGGTCGCTGCGGCACGACCCGGTGACGGGCCGGTCCTTCGGGCGCGACGGGGTCGCGTTCACCGGCTTCGGCCGGGTTCCGACCGACGCGGACGGGCACTGGGCCGTGCGGACGCTGCCGCCCGGCGGCGTCTCGTACATCTCGCTCGCCGTCTTCGCGCGCGGTCTGCTGCACCACCTGTACACGCGCGCGTACGTGGTGGACGAGCCCGGCGACGCGCTGCTGGGCTCGCTCGACGCGGAGCGGCGGGCCACGCTGGTCGCCCGGAGCGAGGCGCCCAGGACGTACCGGTTCGACATCCGTCTCCAGGGGGACGGCGAGACGGTCTTCCTGGAGTTCCCGTCGGGGCCCGGGCCGGGTTCCGCATGA
- the pcaH gene encoding protocatechuate 3,4-dioxygenase subunit beta — translation MTTLTDTASGYHPPRDHPPYRSSRLRHPKQPLIPVRDPEAVELSGPAFGVTDVAALDHDLTRQHPGEPLGERITVSGRVLDRRGRPVRGQLVEVWQANASGRYAHQLDRHPAPLDPNFTGFGRCLTDDDGAYSFTTIKPGAYPWRNHTNAWRPAHIHFSLFGTAFAQRLVTQMYFPGDPLFPYDPILRSVSDESARQRLVCAYDHDLSVPEWSLGHRWDIVLDGPSATLFEEGGDH, via the coding sequence ATGACCACCCTCACCGACACCGCGTCCGGATACCATCCGCCCCGCGACCACCCGCCGTACCGCAGCAGCCGGCTCCGCCACCCGAAGCAGCCACTGATCCCGGTGCGCGACCCGGAGGCCGTGGAGCTGAGCGGTCCCGCCTTCGGAGTCACCGATGTCGCCGCCCTCGACCACGACCTGACGCGGCAGCACCCGGGCGAGCCGCTGGGCGAGCGCATCACCGTGAGCGGCCGGGTCCTGGACCGCCGGGGGCGGCCCGTGCGCGGCCAGCTCGTCGAAGTGTGGCAGGCCAACGCCTCGGGCCGGTACGCGCACCAGCTGGACCGGCATCCGGCGCCCCTCGACCCGAACTTCACGGGCTTCGGCCGCTGTCTGACCGACGACGACGGCGCGTACTCCTTCACGACGATCAAGCCGGGTGCGTACCCGTGGCGCAACCACACCAACGCATGGCGCCCGGCCCACATCCACTTCTCCCTTTTCGGCACGGCGTTCGCGCAGCGCCTGGTGACGCAGATGTACTTCCCCGGCGACCCGCTCTTCCCGTACGACCCGATACTGCGCTCGGTGAGCGACGAGTCGGCGCGGCAGCGGCTCGTCTGCGCGTACGACCACGATCTCTCCGTCCCCGAGTGGTCGCTCGGCCACCGTTGGGACATCGTCCTCGACGGCCCGTCCGCGACGCTGTTCGAGGAAGGGGGCGACCACTGA